One region of Macrobrachium rosenbergii isolate ZJJX-2024 chromosome 20, ASM4041242v1, whole genome shotgun sequence genomic DNA includes:
- the LOC136849146 gene encoding annexin B9-like, with the protein MSAPTVVPLTPLDPQYDAGILRRAIIGSSVDSAAIIGLLTNRTSDQRQEILHHYQHSFSQDLRQDLKNVTGGDFQTVIMALMTPMNKYLAKEIHRALGSRGAKERTLIELLCTRDNASIRAIKDAFYNLYGKSLEEMVQEGTSGSFQELLIALCSCSRDERECEAEAIDLAQQLYLAGEGRSRTGEPQLRNILTSLSHKTLRKVFQEYNKLAGKSFGNLLEEEVTGDSLKGMLAVYSSIQNPAVFFAEALHASMVGLGTRDRTLIRLVVSRSEIDMGDIKVQYHNLYGRTLEKDIKGDTSGDYKRTLLALIGAS; encoded by the exons TCTGCTCCGACGGTTGTCCCACTGACGCCCTTAGATCCTCAATACGATGCGGGGATCCTGAGGCGGGCAATCATCGGCTCCTCAGTGGACAGTGCAGCTATCATCGGTCTGCTGACCAATAGGACCAGTGACCAACGACAGGAGATTCTCCACCATTATCAGCATTCATTTAGTCAG GATCTACGACAAGATCTGAAGAATGTCACCGGCGGTGACTTCCAGACTGTGATCATGGCTCTGATGACTCCCATGAATAAGTATTTGGCAAAAGAAATCCACAGAGCACTGGGCAGCCGCGGGGCAAAAGAACGAACTCTCATTGAACTCCTCTGTACCAGAGACAATGCATCCAtaag GGCCATAAAGGATGCCTTTTACAACCTTTACGGTAAAAGCCTCGAAGAAATGGTACAAGAGGGTACTTCGGGGTCCTTCCAAGAGCTCCTCATTGCCCTCTGCTCCTGCAGTAGGGACGAGAGAGAATGCGAGGCGGAGGCGATCGATCTCGCCCAGCAGTTATATCTGGCTG GCGAGGGCCGGAGCAGAACGGGTGAGCCCCAGTTGAGGAACATCTTGACCTCCCTCTCTCACAAGACTCTCAGGAAGGTCTTTCAGGAATATAACAAACTCGCTGGAAAGTCTTTTGGAAACCTCCTGGAGGAGGAAGTCACTGGAGATAGTCTCAAGGGCATGTTGGCTGTAT ATTCGAGCATCCAGAACCCAGCCGTGTTCTTCGCAGAGGCGTTGCATGCGTCGATGGTTGGTCTCGGAACGCGAGACCGTACCCTCATCAGGCTTGTTGTTTCTCGCTCCGAGATAGATATGGGCGACATCAAGGTTCAGTATCACAATTTGTATGGAAGAACGCTGGAAAAGGACATTAAG GGCGACACATCTGGCGATTACAAAAGGACACTACTTGCACTTATTGGAGCTTCCTAG